CAGAGATCCCCGGGGCCAGCCCTCACCAAAAATAACCCCGTCCCTAGCTAAGCAAGAAACAAGGCTGCGCTAAGCCTGCTCTCCGCCGGCCAgaggggagcagagccaggcCACAGCTGGGAACAGCGCCCACAACCAAGGATGCTGCTTGCTCCACAGCAGGGCATGCCCAGAGCAAGCACCGCCAGCTCCAGGTGACCCCCAGCGCTGCAGGCACTCGCTGTGCTCAGCCGGGTTGAGCAAACACCGCTATTCCCCCACGGCTCCAAAGCCACTGCTGTTTACATTCTCCAGATGCCGGtggccctgcccttcccttcatGCAGCATGACTCTGGCCTcaattgctttttctgtctgcGCAGCCAGCAGGTGGGGAGAGATTTTCTTCTCCTAGAATAGTTCATTTAAAGTTGAGAGGCCAAGCGGgagcaggaaagctggagagatCCCAGCTCACGGATTGAAgcctcccctcctcccagcaACACAACTGCGCTCAGGCCTGATGAGCCAGCAAGCTGAAATTCAGCAGCTAGGGCAGCCGAGCGGTGGCACGGCCCCCTGAGGGCCCCCTGCACGCTTTTAGGGCTGCCTAAATCTCCCCGAGAGCTCAGCACGTTGCACCTCATCTCCCCTGGGACCAACGTCTGGGCCGGTTACTTTCGGAGGGGAACTGTGCCCGCTGCCCGTGCGCACAGCACCTGCGAGGGGTTCCCAGCTCAGAGGCTGCTGTGCACCATCTCCACGCGCTGCTCCACTTCCAGCACGGCCAGGCAGCGCTGTGGGACGTGCTGAAACCACGCTGGAGCTCTCCAGCTCCTGCGCTCAACAGAGGGTGCGCGCGGGGAGCCGCGCTCCTGCACGCggatctgctgctgcctgccggCTACCGGCAGAAGTGCCCGCCGTGGTGCTGGGCTGCCTCTGCAGAGCCACTTCCAAGTTTTGTGTCCTGATCCCAGCCTGGAACAGAGCCTGCAGGCGGGCTTCCCCGCTCACATGTCTCAGCTGGCTTGGAACTGCAGCTCGCTGCCCAcaaagagcaggaggaggaggaggctgggccCCCCCGTGCCACGTAGGATGACCCCCAAGGGCTGTCCAACAGTCCGAGCTGTGGCACCAGCGTGACAACTCGCAGCCCTGCCAGCCTGGAGGGTAATTAAACTCCTCCCTGTGGTGTGGTAGGGACCCTCCCTGCACATCACATATGTCCCAGCACACACCAGTCCTGAGCCGAGGCTGGGTAAGGGGTTGGCACCTACCGGTTAAAGATGTCGTcgtcctctcctccccagccccagtaCTCGTTGGGGAAACCATTGATCTTCAGGAACTGGgatttgctcagcccagagacACCACCGAAGTAGCCAGCATAGGGAAGCCTGCAGGGTGAGAGGAGAGAGATCAGGGAATGGGGCCAGCCCCACAGGGTCCCCCAGAAGCAGGGACaagcaccagccctgccagtGGCACCCTCACGCAGGGCTCTGCGCCCTCTGCCATCCCACGTCCAGTTTGAGCCACTGGCCCCATGCCTGCCCCAGGCAATAACCACACGGGAAGCCCTGGCTTCATCCCAAAgctccccagcccacccccaAAACCCTGCAGCCCCGCAGGCACCCACCTGAACCCAAACTTGTCCATGCCGACGGCAAAGTGCCGCGGCTGCTCGTAGCAGCGGTACAGGTTGCGGTCATCCATGGGGATGAGGTCCACGTCGCTGAAGATGAAGCAGTCGTACTCCTCGTCGTCCTTGAGCGCCTCCAGGAAGCCCACGTTGAGCAGCTTGGCCCGGTTGAAGGTGTCCTCGCCGTACTGCGGAGCAGGGCGCGTGGCCACAGAGCTCAGCGACGCCTGCGCGCCCGCCGCGGCCCCACCAcccacctctccccaccctACAGACCTGGTTGATGATGTAGATGCCGTAGGCCACCTTCTGCCGGCGCAGGATGGGGTGCAGGTAGTGCAGCCAGTACTTGAGGTGGTGCTCGCGGTGCCGGAAGGGGATGAGGATGGCCACCTTCTGCCGGGGCAAGCAGTCCGGGGGGGTGTACTTGCCGCCCTGGCGCACGTCGGGGTTCTCCCGCTGCACCCGCTCCATGCTCATGGGGGAGCTGAACTCGATGAGCAGGCGTCCGACTGCACGAGGGCAGGGCGGTGGTGGTGGCACAGCACGGGACACAGGACAGGTCACGGTCACCCCGCTGCTTGGAGCAAACAGCAAGGGGGACCCGCAAGGGGGAGCGGCACTGCCAAGGACAAGGGACTCCCCAAACCTCTCCCCACACCAGCAGGGACCAACTGCCCGCTCCCAAACCTTGGGTTTCCCCAGCCTGGGACCACCGGGAAGCCACGCGGAGCACCCAGGGATGGGGGCACCCCCCCGCCAGCACCCGGCTGCCCCGCTCTCGCCCCGCACACCTCACCTAAGCCGGGGGGCGTCTCCTGGCAGGGCTGCAAGGGTTTCTCGGTGACGGAGCGGTTGGTGCTGGGCTTGGCGCTGGGCGACGGGGGCTCAGCGCCGGCCGGCCCGTAGCTGGGGGCGGTGCTGTTGGGCCGGGAGGAGTTGGAGAAGGGGTGCGCGCGCGAGGCGTTCCTGGCGTTGAAGCGGCTGAAGAAGTCCAGGTGCTGCGCGTAGACGTCGAAGTAGAGGATCATGATGATGACAAAgtggagcaggcagagcagcagcacggcctTGCAAATCCTTTCCAGGGTCACCCCCAAGAGCAGCCTGGTCATCTTCCGGGCACGGGCAGGCGGACATGTGCGCTCAGCGGGGCAGGGGGGCGGCTCCAGCCACGGTCCCGATCCTGCCGAGACACCCCGTGCTCAGGATGGGGCCGGGCACAGCCCCGCTCCGCCAGCACCACCCAAACCCAGCCCCGGTGCCCAACAGGGACTTGAAGCCCCTGTCCTGAAGGCACAGCCACGAACGCACGAGAGGGACTAGGGACAAGCACAAGTCTGGAGGGCAGCAGGGTCAGCGCCACCCAGCAGAGCACAGACAGaccccagctccatcctccaGCCAAATGGGACACCCCGTGCCCTTGGCTGCTCCCACCTCGTGTCCCCTCTCCTCACCTTTCTGtacccacagcacccagcacttTCCCTCTGGgacagcagagcacagggagcagctccCCTGCCCCATTCCCAGACCCActcccagccccccagcagggGATGGGGATACCCCAAAAGGAGCTGCCAAGAGCCCCACTGAGGCAGGGACCCTGCAGAAGGTCACACACCAAATCGCAGTCAGTTTTTAGTGTCCCATAGCACTGCGGGTGCCCCCAGCAGCCACTCCTGCCCAAGGCACCGCattcccctgctccccatccccaacTGGCCCAGCACCGGTTCCGAAATAGGGCCGGCAGCAAGCGCCGTGCTGTCAGGGTGCTGAGatgagccagcagctgcaggcagacaCCGAGCCAGGAGGGAGCACGTCCCGGGCAGGCAGCCCCGAGGGGTTCCTGCTGCCTCCGGGGGAGTCCAACTTG
The sequence above is drawn from the Anas acuta chromosome 8, bAnaAcu1.1, whole genome shotgun sequence genome and encodes:
- the B4GALT2 gene encoding beta-1,4-galactosyltransferase 2, translating into MTRLLLGVTLERICKAVLLLCLLHFVIIMILYFDVYAQHLDFFSRFNARNASRAHPFSNSSRPNSTAPSYGPAGAEPPSPSAKPSTNRSVTEKPLQPCQETPPGLVGRLLIEFSSPMSMERVQRENPDVRQGGKYTPPDCLPRQKVAILIPFRHREHHLKYWLHYLHPILRRQKVAYGIYIINQYGEDTFNRAKLLNVGFLEALKDDEEYDCFIFSDVDLIPMDDRNLYRCYEQPRHFAVGMDKFGFRLPYAGYFGGVSGLSKSQFLKINGFPNEYWGWGGEDDDIFNRISLNGMKVSRPDIRIGRYRMIKHERDKHNEPNPQRFTKIQNTKMTMKRDGISSLQYRLVEVSRAPMYTNITVEIGRPPPRLARG